The following coding sequences are from one Paracoccus alcaliphilus window:
- a CDS encoding IS110 family transposase has translation MSEVITVGLDLAKNVFQAHGADALGRVLFRKKLRRDQVLPFFSQQPSCVVAMEACGGAHFWGRELGKLGHEVRLIPPAYVKPFVKRQKNDMADAEAICEAATRPTMRFVPVKSEETQGAAMVFRIRELLIRQRTQAINALRGHLGEFGQIVPQGAGNAARLIAIIEDPDSGLPADAIATLDVLVAALRHLEAEIGKLDAEISRRAKDNEVARRLMTIPGIGPLIATAIATLAPPPELFRKGRDFAAWLGLTPRQHSTGGKQRLGATTKMGERSLRRLMIIGANSVVIKRHVHASARPGTWLGGMLTRKPPMLVRVALANKMARIVWALMAHGDVYKAPAAAA, from the coding sequence ATGTCGGAGGTTATCACTGTCGGGCTCGATCTGGCGAAGAATGTGTTCCAGGCTCACGGGGCTGATGCCTTGGGGCGTGTTCTTTTTCGCAAGAAACTGAGGCGGGATCAGGTTCTGCCGTTTTTCAGCCAGCAGCCGAGCTGCGTTGTCGCGATGGAAGCTTGCGGTGGCGCGCACTTCTGGGGCCGCGAGCTTGGCAAGCTCGGGCACGAGGTGCGGCTGATCCCGCCTGCCTATGTCAAACCCTTCGTCAAGCGCCAGAAGAACGACATGGCCGATGCCGAGGCCATCTGCGAAGCGGCGACACGCCCGACGATGCGTTTTGTGCCCGTAAAGAGTGAGGAGACCCAGGGGGCGGCAATGGTCTTCCGCATCCGGGAACTTCTGATCCGGCAGCGCACACAGGCAATCAACGCCCTGCGTGGGCATTTGGGCGAGTTCGGTCAGATCGTGCCGCAGGGTGCTGGCAACGCGGCTCGGCTGATTGCGATCATCGAGGACCCCGACAGCGGTCTGCCCGCCGATGCCATCGCCACACTTGATGTGCTGGTCGCGGCGCTCCGACACCTCGAAGCGGAGATCGGGAAGCTGGACGCCGAGATCAGCCGGCGGGCCAAGGATAACGAAGTCGCGCGGCGCTTGATGACAATCCCGGGCATCGGCCCCCTGATCGCAACGGCCATCGCCACACTTGCTCCCCCGCCTGAACTCTTCCGGAAGGGGCGGGACTTTGCAGCATGGCTCGGGCTCACGCCCCGCCAGCACTCGACGGGCGGCAAACAGCGGCTTGGCGCCACGACGAAGATGGGGGAACGGTCCCTGCGGCGCTTGATGATCATCGGCGCCAACAGCGTGGTCATCAAGCGGCACGTTCATGCCTCGGCTCGGCCAGGCACCTGGTTGGGCGGAATGCTGACGCGCAAGCCACCCATGCTGGTGCGGGTAGCGCTGGCGAACAAGATGGCGCGCATCGTCTGGGCTTTGATGGCCCACGGTGACGTCTACAAAGCTCCGGCCGCAGCGGCATAA
- a CDS encoding IS5 family transposase, with amino-acid sequence MSKPEPARYGTTNWQSYNDALKRRGSLLVWLDRDMDWPAPKAGKPGRPPVFSDATIQFCLMMKVPFGLPLRQTTGLVASILEMAGLDWPVPDFSTLSRRQKTIAVQLSSRRAPGPLNLRVDSTGIKFLGDGEWLARKHGTHRRRQYRKVHLAMDTATGNVRAVEFTSSREGDSPVLPDLLDQIPEDEEIGTVTGDGAEGTRRCHSAILARGGTGIILIRRNGRLWKEDCPAALARNDILRATRRLGRTIWKRWSGDHVRSRVEARMRNLKSFGERIASRDPDRQTAEIHIRVALMNRFNALGTAQIERVA; translated from the coding sequence ATGAGCAAGCCCGAACCTGCCCGCTACGGTACGACCAACTGGCAATCCTATAACGACGCGCTGAAGCGGCGCGGATCTCTGCTCGTCTGGCTAGACCGGGACATGGACTGGCCTGCGCCGAAGGCAGGCAAGCCCGGACGTCCGCCGGTCTTCTCCGACGCCACCATCCAGTTCTGCCTGATGATGAAGGTGCCCTTCGGCCTGCCGCTTCGGCAAACGACCGGACTGGTCGCCAGCATCCTTGAGATGGCTGGTCTGGACTGGCCGGTCCCGGACTTCTCCACGCTCAGCCGCCGCCAGAAGACAATCGCGGTCCAGCTTTCGTCGCGCCGGGCTCCGGGCCCTCTGAACCTGCGGGTGGATAGCACCGGGATCAAGTTCCTGGGCGACGGAGAGTGGCTGGCGAGGAAGCATGGCACCCACCGCCGGCGCCAGTACCGCAAGGTCCATCTGGCGATGGACACGGCGACCGGCAACGTCCGGGCGGTGGAATTCACCTCCAGCCGTGAGGGCGACAGCCCCGTTCTCCCTGATCTTCTGGACCAGATCCCGGAAGACGAGGAAATCGGCACCGTTACCGGTGATGGCGCCGAAGGCACCCGCCGTTGCCATTCGGCGATCCTCGCGCGCGGTGGCACAGGGATCATTCTCATCCGCAGAAATGGCCGCCTCTGGAAAGAAGATTGCCCCGCTGCCCTGGCCCGCAACGACATCCTGAGGGCAACCCGGCGCCTCGGCCGGACGATTTGGAAAAGATGGTCCGGCGACCATGTCCGCAGCCGGGTCGAGGCCCGGATGAGGAACCTGAAATCCTTCGGCGAGCGGATCGCCTCGAGGGACCCCGACCGTCAGACAGCCGAGATCCACATCCGCGTGGCCCTGATGAACCGCTTCAATGCCCTCGGCACCGCCCAGATCGAACGCGTGGCATGA
- a CDS encoding SseB family protein: MTAQPTADLTALDELASRPFHDADAPLRARMLSRLADTELSVALTGEPVGDRVELRIFPLETGPVALAFDAEDRLAGFLGGPVAYAAMPGRVLAGLLLTEGAGLLVNPGHRSEMLLDAAMLDWLQDALSAAPEQAEARLRLTAPAPATVEALAGALAERLGDMRGLIAGASLAGVAGLDGAGLGATGQGDAPASHLLLIQGADPDRQPAIAKALAEALAFLPPQPGGVDISFADTDAPAVALRFDLSLPEAPAQPPRPKGPPILR, encoded by the coding sequence ATGACCGCCCAGCCGACCGCCGATCTGACCGCGCTTGACGAACTGGCCAGCCGACCGTTCCACGATGCCGATGCGCCGCTGCGTGCGCGGATGCTGTCGCGGCTGGCCGATACCGAACTGTCGGTCGCGCTGACGGGCGAGCCTGTGGGCGACCGGGTCGAGTTGCGCATCTTCCCGCTGGAGACCGGCCCGGTCGCGCTGGCCTTCGATGCCGAGGACCGGCTGGCGGGTTTTCTTGGCGGGCCGGTGGCCTATGCCGCGATGCCGGGGCGGGTGCTGGCCGGGCTGCTGCTGACCGAGGGCGCGGGGCTGCTGGTCAATCCCGGACATCGTTCCGAGATGCTGCTGGATGCCGCGATGCTGGACTGGTTGCAGGATGCGCTGTCCGCCGCGCCCGAACAGGCCGAGGCCCGGCTGCGCCTGACCGCCCCCGCACCCGCCACGGTCGAGGCATTGGCGGGCGCGCTGGCCGAACGGCTGGGCGATATGCGCGGGCTGATCGCGGGCGCCTCGCTGGCGGGTGTTGCCGGGCTGGACGGGGCAGGGCTGGGCGCGACGGGGCAGGGCGATGCCCCGGCCTCGCATCTGCTGCTGATTCAGGGCGCCGATCCCGACCGCCAGCCCGCCATCGCCAAGGCGCTGGCCGAGGCGCTGGCCTTTCTGCCGCCGCAGCCGGGCGGGGTCGATATCAGTTTTGCCGACACCGACGCCCCGGCGGTTGCGTTGCGTTTTGATCTGTCACTGCCCGAAGCCCCGGCGCAGCCTCCGCGTCCCAAGGGCCCGCCGATCCTGCGCTGA
- a CDS encoding CDP-alcohol phosphatidyltransferase family protein, with amino-acid sequence MRLQTKALLVHLLTASGAVLSMLAMLAAVSEEWSLMFMWLVVAFVVDGVDGPLARRYQVKKNWPAYDGVLMDLIIDYLTYVFIPAFALFESGLLSGWTGWFAIIVIVYGSVVYFADTRMKTRDNSFAGFPGCWNMVILVLFAVEPHWMVILAIVIVLTITMFTNIKFVHPVRTERWRAVTLPVAGLWVACASVAAYSNFHSDNWVVWGLVASSLWLLFAGALQQLMPARR; translated from the coding sequence ATGCGATTGCAAACCAAGGCCCTGCTTGTCCACCTTCTGACCGCCTCGGGCGCTGTCCTGTCGATGCTGGCGATGCTGGCAGCGGTGTCGGAAGAGTGGTCGCTGATGTTCATGTGGCTGGTCGTGGCCTTTGTCGTCGATGGCGTCGATGGCCCTCTGGCCCGCCGCTATCAGGTCAAGAAGAACTGGCCCGCCTATGACGGCGTGCTGATGGACCTGATTATCGATTACCTGACCTATGTGTTCATCCCGGCCTTCGCGCTGTTCGAATCGGGGCTGCTGTCGGGCTGGACCGGCTGGTTTGCGATCATCGTCATCGTCTATGGCAGCGTGGTCTATTTCGCCGATACGCGGATGAAGACCCGGGACAACAGTTTTGCGGGCTTTCCCGGCTGCTGGAACATGGTGATTCTGGTGCTGTTCGCGGTCGAGCCGCACTGGATGGTGATTCTGGCGATCGTCATCGTGCTGACCATCACCATGTTCACCAATATCAAATTCGTCCACCCGGTCCGCACCGAACGCTGGCGCGCGGTCACACTGCCGGTCGCCGGGCTGTGGGTGGCCTGTGCCAGTGTCGCGGCATACAGCAACTTCCATTCGGACAACTGGGTCGTGTGGGGGCTTGTCGCCAGCTCTCTCTGGCTGCTGTTCGCGGGCGCGTTGCAGCAGTTGATGCCGGCCCGGCGCTGA
- a CDS encoding IS630 family transposase (programmed frameshift), with protein sequence MSAPLPSALRTRFQRYIEEGLSGRAAALRLKLSPATGARWGRAIRTRGHAEPLPQGRPKGHGKLAPHRAFFEELLAQDPDITLFELRDALVAAEGVRVHHSSIASLLSRLGFTYKKSLVAAERRGARVRQRRTDWFEHRLPTIADRPERVVFIDETSVKTNLTRLRGRALRGTRLTMDAPFGSWGTQTLIAGLTPDALIAPWCIRGAMDGPAFAAWVREVLIPEIEPGTVVILDNLATHHNKQAAEALRAHRCWFLYLPPYSPDLNPIEMAFAKLKAHLRRIGARTFTDVFKAIGEVCDLFDPGECWNYFKAAGYVAG encoded by the exons ATGTCAGCACCATTGCCGTCGGCCCTCCGGACGCGGTTTCAGCGATATATCGAGGAGGGTTTAAGCGGTCGGGCGGCGGCGCTGCGGCTGAAACTCTCGCCGGCGACCGGAGCACGTTGGGGCCGGGCGATCAGGACCAGGGGGCATGCCGAACCATTGCCCCAGGGACGTCCCAAAGGGCATGGAAAGCTTGCCCCGCACCGGGCCTTTTTCGAGGAACTGCTCGCACAGGATCCCGACATCACGCTGTTCGAACTCAGGGACGCGCTGGTCGCAGCGGAAGGCGTTCGTGTCCATCACTCGTCCATTGCCAGTCTGCTGTCTCGCCTTGGGTTCACCTAT AAAAAGTCGCTGGTGGCCGCCGAACGCCGCGGTGCCAGGGTAAGACAGCGGCGAACCGACTGGTTCGAGCATCGCTTGCCAACCATCGCGGATCGGCCGGAACGCGTGGTTTTCATAGACGAGACCTCGGTGAAGACCAATCTCACCCGTCTGCGGGGTCGTGCCCTGCGCGGCACACGCCTGACCATGGATGCGCCCTTCGGCAGCTGGGGAACACAGACCCTGATCGCCGGGCTCACACCGGATGCCCTGATTGCGCCCTGGTGCATCCGGGGCGCAATGGACGGCCCCGCCTTCGCAGCCTGGGTTCGCGAGGTCCTGATCCCGGAGATCGAGCCGGGAACCGTGGTGATCCTCGACAACCTTGCCACCCACCACAACAAGCAGGCTGCTGAGGCTCTGCGTGCCCATCGCTGCTGGTTTCTCTATCTGCCGCCATATTCGCCGGACCTGAACCCCATCGAAATGGCATTCGCAAAACTCAAGGCGCACCTGCGCAGGATCGGGGCAAGAACATTTACCGACGTCTTCAAGGCCATCGGCGAAGTCTGTGATCTCTTCGATCCCGGCGAATGTTGGAACTACTTCAAGGCCGCAGGATATGTCGCAGGTTAA
- a CDS encoding ABC transporter substrate-binding protein has protein sequence MTELLKSSVVALGLMASAAAAQDAITLGMVLEPPTLDPTANAAAAIDEVVYANLFEGLTRFGPDGSVQPALAHSWDAEQDGRVWVFHLQDGVSFHDGADFTAEDVVFTLDRARADDSTNAQKILFEGIESVEAADPLTVRVTLAAPDGNFPFKMAWGDAVMLDPASADSLANAPVGTGPFRFDQWVQGDRITLTAWDGYWGEKPALNRATFRFISDPSAAFAAVMAGDVDAFPNFPAPETLSQIEADPRFRVIVGTTEGETILAMNNARPPLDDARLRKAIAHAINRDDIIDGAMFGYGTPIGSHFAPHHPDYVDLTQQSDYDPELSKQLLAEIGEPVRLRLALPPPSYARRGGEIIAAQLRAVGIETEITNVEWAGWLETVFGAADFDLTVISHTEPLDIDIYARPDYYFGYAKPEFVALMDAIQRATDPGERSDLYRQAQEMIAADNVNAFLFQLPKTGVADARIKGLWENAPTQANDLTGVSWAE, from the coding sequence ATGACAGAACTGCTGAAATCCTCGGTTGTCGCGCTTGGGCTGATGGCCTCGGCGGCGGCGGCGCAGGACGCGATCACGCTGGGAATGGTGCTGGAACCCCCGACGCTGGACCCCACCGCCAATGCCGCCGCCGCCATTGACGAGGTCGTCTATGCCAATCTGTTCGAAGGCCTGACCCGTTTCGGCCCCGATGGCAGCGTCCAGCCCGCGCTGGCCCACAGCTGGGATGCCGAACAGGACGGGCGCGTCTGGGTCTTTCATTTGCAGGATGGGGTGAGCTTCCATGACGGGGCGGATTTCACCGCCGAGGATGTGGTCTTTACACTGGACCGCGCCCGGGCCGACGATTCCACCAATGCCCAGAAGATCCTCTTCGAGGGCATCGAATCGGTCGAGGCCGCCGACCCGCTGACCGTCCGCGTCACGCTGGCCGCGCCCGATGGCAATTTTCCCTTCAAGATGGCGTGGGGCGATGCGGTGATGCTGGACCCGGCCAGCGCCGACAGCCTTGCCAATGCCCCCGTCGGCACCGGGCCGTTCCGCTTTGACCAATGGGTGCAGGGCGACCGGATCACGCTGACCGCATGGGACGGCTACTGGGGCGAGAAACCGGCGCTGAACCGCGCCACCTTCCGCTTCATCAGCGATCCGTCCGCGGCCTTTGCCGCCGTGATGGCGGGCGACGTCGATGCCTTCCCGAACTTTCCCGCCCCCGAAACCCTGTCCCAGATCGAGGCCGACCCGCGTTTCCGCGTCATCGTCGGCACCACCGAGGGCGAGACGATTCTGGCGATGAACAACGCCCGCCCGCCGCTGGATGATGCCCGGCTGCGCAAGGCCATCGCCCATGCGATCAACCGCGACGACATCATCGACGGCGCAATGTTCGGTTACGGCACGCCCATCGGCAGCCATTTCGCCCCGCATCACCCCGATTACGTCGATCTGACCCAGCAGTCGGATTATGACCCCGAACTGTCGAAACAGCTGCTGGCCGAGATCGGCGAGCCCGTCCGCCTGCGTCTGGCGCTGCCGCCCCCCTCTTACGCCCGGCGCGGAGGAGAGATCATCGCCGCCCAGCTGCGCGCCGTGGGGATCGAGACCGAGATCACCAATGTCGAATGGGCCGGCTGGCTGGAAACCGTCTTCGGCGCCGCCGATTTCGACCTGACGGTAATCAGCCATACCGAGCCGCTGGATATAGATATCTATGCCCGCCCCGATTACTATTTCGGTTACGCAAAGCCGGAATTCGTGGCCCTGATGGACGCGATCCAGCGCGCGACCGATCCGGGCGAACGCAGCGACCTCTACCGACAGGCGCAAGAGATGATCGCCGCCGACAATGTGAACGCGTTCCTGTTTCAGCTGCCCAAGACCGGCGTGGCCGATGCCCGGATCAAGGGCCTGTGGGAAAACGCCCCCACGCAGGCCAACGACCTGACCGGGGTCAGCTGGGCCGAGTGA
- the rpmF gene encoding 50S ribosomal protein L32: MAVPQNRVTRSKRNMRRAHDALVAGNPNECTNCGELKRPHHVCPSCGHYGDREVVAQANEIDLDDDAA, from the coding sequence ATGGCTGTCCCTCAGAATCGCGTGACCCGCTCGAAACGCAACATGCGCCGCGCGCATGATGCGCTGGTCGCGGGCAATCCCAACGAATGCACCAATTGCGGCGAACTGAAGCGTCCGCATCACGTCTGCCCGTCCTGCGGCCATTACGGTGATCGCGAAGTCGTGGCGCAGGCGAATGAGATCGACCTGGACGACGACGCAGCCTGA
- a CDS encoding outer membrane protein assembly factor BamE, with protein sequence MAAIRQMLILAFVAILGLAACAPIYRNHGFVPPDIDLAQVEVGRTTMEDLPGLIGRPSAQGLLTGSGWYYVGSRWRHYGATRPQEVQRQVVAVSFAPNGTVSNVERFGLERGRVVTLSRRVTEGSVTEISLIGQLLGNLGNFQAGDIIDNY encoded by the coding sequence ATGGCAGCCATCCGGCAGATGCTGATCCTGGCCTTTGTGGCCATTCTGGGGCTGGCGGCCTGTGCGCCAATCTATCGTAACCACGGCTTCGTGCCACCCGATATCGATCTGGCTCAGGTCGAGGTCGGACGGACCACGATGGAGGATCTGCCCGGCCTGATCGGGCGGCCTTCGGCGCAGGGACTGCTGACCGGGTCGGGCTGGTATTACGTCGGCTCTCGCTGGCGCCACTACGGTGCGACCCGCCCGCAAGAGGTGCAGCGTCAGGTCGTCGCCGTCTCGTTCGCGCCCAATGGCACCGTCAGCAATGTCGAGCGTTTCGGGCTGGAGCGTGGCCGCGTCGTCACCCTGTCGCGTCGCGTGACCGAAGGCAGCGTGACCGAGATTTCGCTGATCGGCCAGTTGCTTGGCAACCTTGGCAATTTCCAGGCTGGCGACATCATCGACAACTACTGA
- a CDS encoding protein meaA produces MAEKDKPWLFRTYAGHSTAAKSNELYRSNLSKGQTGLSVAFDLPTQTGYDSDHILSRGEVGKVGVPVCHLGDMRALFDQIPLEQMNTSMTINATAPWLLSLYIAVAEEQGADVGKLQGTVQNDLIKEYLSRGTYICPPKPSLAMITDVAAYTREHLPKWNPMNVCSYHLQEAGATPQQELAYALATAIAVLDDLKGKVPEDSFPNMVGRISFFVNAGIRFVTEMCKMRAFTELWDEITAERYGIEDPKYRRFRYGVQVNSLGLTEQQPENNVYRILLEMLAVTLSKNARARAVQLPAWNEALGLPRPWDQQWSLRMQQIVAYETDLLEYGDLFDGNPAVAAKVAELKQGARDELKLLDEMGGAIASIDYMKSRLVESNAARLNRIEANETVVVGVNRWQQGEPSPLVSGDGGIMVVDPAVEQDQIGRLQAWREARDEGAVEAALAALRDAAQRGANIMPCSIAAAKAGVTTGEWAGVMRQVHGEYRGPTGVSDSPSNRTEGLEPIREAVDAVSARLGRRLKFVVGKPGLDGHSNGAEQIAFRARDCGMDITYEGIRLTPEQIVARAQEEDAHVVGLSILSGSHLPLIEDLMARMREAGLDDRPVIVGGIIPDEDAKRLLSMGVARVYTPKDFQLNTIMMDIVALVEPGAEAA; encoded by the coding sequence ATGGCCGAGAAAGACAAACCCTGGTTGTTCCGCACCTATGCGGGACACTCGACCGCCGCAAAGTCGAATGAGCTTTATCGGTCCAACCTGTCCAAGGGGCAGACCGGGCTGTCGGTGGCGTTCGATCTGCCGACCCAGACAGGATATGACAGCGATCATATCCTGTCGCGCGGCGAGGTCGGCAAGGTCGGTGTGCCGGTCTGCCATCTGGGTGACATGCGGGCGCTGTTCGACCAGATTCCACTGGAGCAGATGAACACCTCGATGACCATCAACGCGACGGCGCCGTGGCTGCTGTCGCTGTATATCGCGGTGGCGGAAGAGCAGGGGGCGGATGTCGGCAAGCTGCAGGGCACGGTGCAGAACGACCTGATCAAGGAATATCTGTCGCGCGGCACCTATATCTGCCCGCCGAAGCCCAGTCTGGCGATGATTACCGACGTTGCCGCCTATACGCGCGAGCATCTGCCGAAATGGAACCCGATGAACGTGTGTTCCTATCACCTGCAAGAGGCCGGGGCGACGCCGCAGCAGGAGCTGGCCTATGCGCTGGCCACCGCCATCGCGGTGCTGGACGACCTGAAGGGCAAGGTGCCCGAGGACAGCTTCCCCAATATGGTCGGGCGGATCAGCTTTTTCGTGAATGCGGGCATCCGTTTCGTGACCGAAATGTGCAAGATGCGCGCCTTTACCGAATTGTGGGACGAGATCACGGCCGAGCGTTACGGCATCGAGGATCCGAAATACCGCCGTTTCCGCTATGGCGTGCAGGTCAACAGCCTTGGCCTGACCGAGCAGCAGCCGGAAAACAACGTCTATCGCATCCTGCTGGAGATGCTGGCGGTCACGCTGTCCAAGAACGCGCGGGCGCGGGCGGTGCAGCTGCCTGCCTGGAACGAGGCGCTTGGCCTGCCGCGGCCATGGGATCAGCAATGGTCGCTGCGGATGCAGCAGATCGTCGCCTATGAAACCGATCTGCTGGAATATGGCGATCTGTTCGACGGCAACCCGGCGGTGGCGGCCAAGGTGGCGGAACTGAAGCAGGGCGCGCGCGACGAGCTGAAGCTGCTGGACGAGATGGGCGGCGCCATCGCCTCGATCGATTACATGAAATCGCGGCTGGTCGAATCGAATGCAGCGCGGTTGAACCGGATCGAGGCGAATGAGACCGTGGTCGTCGGCGTCAACCGCTGGCAGCAGGGAGAGCCTTCGCCGCTGGTGTCCGGGGATGGCGGCATCATGGTCGTCGATCCGGCGGTCGAACAGGACCAGATCGGCCGGTTGCAGGCGTGGCGCGAGGCTCGCGACGAGGGGGCCGTCGAGGCCGCCCTCGCCGCGCTGCGCGATGCCGCGCAGAGGGGCGCGAACATCATGCCCTGCTCCATCGCGGCGGCGAAGGCGGGGGTCACGACCGGCGAATGGGCCGGGGTGATGCGGCAGGTTCATGGCGAATATCGCGGCCCGACCGGCGTCTCGGACAGCCCGTCGAACCGCACCGAGGGGCTGGAGCCGATCCGCGAGGCGGTGGATGCGGTCAGTGCCCGGCTGGGGCGGCGGCTGAAATTCGTCGTCGGCAAGCCGGGGTTGGATGGCCATTCCAACGGCGCCGAGCAGATCGCCTTCCGCGCCCGCGACTGCGGCATGGACATCACCTATGAAGGCATCCGCCTGACGCCCGAGCAGATCGTCGCCCGCGCGCAGGAAGAGGACGCCCATGTCGTCGGGCTGTCGATCCTGTCGGGCAGCCACCTGCCGCTGATCGAGGATCTGATGGCGCGGATGCGCGAGGCCGGGCTGGACGACCGCCCGGTGATCGTCGGCGGCATCATCCCCGACGAGGACGCCAAACGCCTGCTGTCGATGGGGGTGGCGCGGGTCTATACGCCCAAGGATTTCCAGCTGAACACGATCATGATGGATATCGTGGCGCTGGTCGAACCGGGGGCCGAAGCCGCCTGA
- a CDS encoding host attachment protein gives MISPSLARNALVVVADGHMATLLRNRARNGVTLKQTGQLTQQDLTDGELVENSSRDIDEAAFAARLADYLNGLVLKQKVEELAIIADPSTLGEMRKKYHKELEQRLKQEVAKNLTNADLKTIEAALQ, from the coding sequence ATGATCTCGCCCTCCCTTGCCCGGAACGCTCTGGTCGTCGTCGCGGATGGCCATATGGCGACGCTGCTGCGCAACCGTGCCCGAAACGGCGTGACGCTGAAACAGACAGGGCAGCTGACCCAGCAGGATCTGACCGATGGCGAACTGGTCGAGAACTCCAGCCGCGATATCGACGAGGCCGCCTTTGCCGCGCGGCTGGCGGATTACCTGAACGGGCTGGTGCTGAAACAGAAGGTCGAGGAACTCGCCATCATCGCCGACCCTTCGACGCTGGGGGAAATGCGCAAGAAATACCACAAGGAGCTTGAGCAGCGGCTGAAACAGGAAGTCGCCAAGAACCTGACCAATGCCGATCTGAAAACCATCGAGGCAGCGTTGCAGTAA
- a CDS encoding serine hydrolase domain-containing protein, whose amino-acid sequence MNRRFFLTSASAVIGLPAIARADNLTDLLSGAESLDGLRAIAIWHDGAERVARGFGGWTPDRPTNIKSASKSVISALTGIAIGRGDLQGADQPVVPILSADLPGDPDPRMAELTIGHLLSMQAGLERQSGANYGRWVSTPNWVRAALAAPFTQSPGGRMQYSTASTHLVSAILTRVTGRTTLDLARDWLAPVPGFAITGWERDPQGIYLGGNQMAMSTRSLLAFGTLYAQQGRAGGQQVVPPGWIADSWRRRTASIFSGQGYGYGWFISELGGREVRYGWGYGGQMVYVFPATRRQPAAVIAITSDPDRPSARTGYRAALHELAGRMVRAL is encoded by the coding sequence ATGAACCGACGCTTTTTCCTGACCTCCGCCAGCGCCGTGATCGGCCTGCCCGCCATCGCCCGCGCCGACAACCTGACCGACCTGCTGAGCGGGGCCGAGAGCCTTGACGGGTTGCGCGCCATCGCAATCTGGCATGACGGGGCCGAACGGGTCGCGCGCGGCTTTGGCGGCTGGACGCCCGACCGGCCCACGAATATCAAATCGGCCTCGAAATCGGTGATCTCGGCACTGACGGGAATCGCCATCGGGCGCGGCGATCTGCAAGGGGCGGATCAGCCCGTAGTCCCGATTCTCAGCGCCGATCTGCCCGGCGATCCCGATCCGCGCATGGCCGAGCTGACCATCGGCCACCTGCTGTCGATGCAGGCCGGGCTGGAGCGGCAGTCGGGGGCGAATTACGGCCGCTGGGTCAGCACGCCGAACTGGGTCCGCGCCGCGCTGGCCGCGCCCTTCACCCAGTCGCCCGGCGGCCGGATGCAGTATTCGACCGCCTCGACGCATCTGGTCTCGGCCATCCTGACGCGGGTGACGGGGCGGACGACGCTGGATCTGGCGCGAGACTGGCTGGCACCGGTGCCGGGATTCGCGATCACCGGCTGGGAACGCGACCCGCAGGGCATCTATCTGGGCGGCAACCAGATGGCGATGAGCACCCGTTCGCTGCTGGCCTTCGGCACCCTTTATGCACAGCAGGGCCGCGCGGGCGGGCAGCAGGTGGTGCCGCCAGGCTGGATCGCGGACAGCTGGCGGCGGCGCACCGCCTCGATCTTCAGCGGGCAGGGTTACGGTTATGGCTGGTTCATTTCCGAACTGGGCGGGCGCGAGGTGCGCTATGGCTGGGGCTATGGCGGGCAGATGGTCTATGTCTTTCCCGCCACGCGCCGCCAGCCCGCGGCGGTCATCGCGATCACCTCGGACCCCGACCGGCCCTCGGCCAGAACCGGCTATCGCGCGGCACTGCATGAACTGGCCGGGCGGATGGTCAGGGCGCTGTGA
- a CDS encoding YceD family protein — protein MTDISGHPLRLRVAHLDPHRPNSFALRPDADTRAAIAQELDLIGLPRLGFEGQVRATSGEAWELQGTLTARVTQACVVTLKPVKTTLETQARRLYTPHLAMPEGDEVEMPDDELEPLGQFIDVSAVMVEELALALPEYPRAEGADLGNPAKDEEPGADTRRPFAGLDQLLRGKD, from the coding sequence ATGACCGATATATCCGGCCATCCCCTGCGCCTGCGCGTCGCCCATCTGGACCCGCACCGGCCCAATTCCTTCGCGCTGCGCCCCGATGCCGATACGCGGGCGGCCATTGCGCAGGAACTGGATCTGATCGGCCTGCCCCGGCTGGGCTTCGAGGGACAGGTTCGCGCCACTTCGGGCGAAGCATGGGAGTTGCAGGGCACCCTGACCGCCCGCGTCACCCAGGCCTGCGTGGTCACGCTGAAGCCGGTGAAAACCACGCTGGAGACGCAAGCCCGTCGCCTTTATACGCCGCATCTGGCCATGCCCGAGGGCGATGAGGTCGAGATGCCCGATGACGAGCTGGAGCCTCTGGGCCAGTTCATCGATGTCTCCGCCGTCATGGTCGAGGAACTGGCACTGGCCCTGCCCGAATATCCCCGCGCCGAGGGGGCCGATCTGGGCAACCCCGCCAAGGATGAAGAACCCGGTGCCGACACCCGCCGCCCCTTCGCCGGGCTGGACCAGTTGCTGCGCGGCAAGGACTGA